CAAACCCAACCAAAACACGCAACCACACACACCCCACACCAAAGCAGAGCGCACACAGCCACGCACAAAAAAACAACCAACCCCCACACCACACCACAAAACACAGCAGTGCAGCACAAAAGGCCAGCCACAAAAAACACACCACGCGAATCAATCACGCACCATGCCACCAACCACACACACCACCACCACAACCAAGCAGCAGCAGCACATGCACGCCGGCACACACCCCACCACACCACCACAACCAAGCAGCAGCACAGCAAGACACACACAGCACACAACCAACCCACAAACAAAAGTACATTGGCACACTATCGAGTTCTCAAACACCACACGCACACCCCACCACCAACCCATCAGGATTGAAGTGAAAGCAGCTTGCTCAGGCTACATTGTCGTTTTCTCGAAGTCAACCTGGCGTTAACCGGTAACTTTCCGTCCGCGACGCTGTTTCTGAAATTATTCTGCCGACTCGGTCCGTTTCACCTTGGGGCTTCCCGTTCCGGCGGCGAGAAAGAACATTAGCCAGCACCCGTCAGATAACACAAATCCCCTGCGTACGGTGTGTTTATGTGCGCAGGGGCGTCGTCAAGCTCGAAGGCCTAGATCCGCTTGACTCCGGCGAAATTTTTCTTGCCGCGCCGCAGGACCAGCCATCTTCCGTGAAGGAAGTTCTCGGACGAGGGGGTCCACTCCTCGTCGGAGATTCGCTCGTTGTTCACGTAAACGCCACCCTCGGCTACCGAGCGTCGGGCGGCTCCGCGCGAATCTGCCAGGCCAGTGCCGACGAGGAAGTCGATGATCGTCTCGGTCCGGGTCGAGGTTTCGTGAACCCTGGTCTCGGACACGGCTGAAGCCAGCGTCGCCTCATCGAGATCCCCGAGGTCCGCGCGACCGAACAGCGCCTGAGATGCCTGTTCAACCGATGCCGTGGCGTCTTCGCCGTGGATCAGAGTGGTCATTTCGCGAGCCAGGCGCCTTTGAGCCTCGCGCTTGAACGGCCTCTCCCGGACCTCTGTCTCCATCTCCGCCAGTTCGTCTCGGGTGAGGAACGTAAACCAGCGGAGGTACGTGATGACGTCTGCATCCGCCGTGTTCACAAAGTACTGGTACCACGCATACGGGCTGGTCATCTCGGGATCGAGCCACAGCGACCCGCCGCCCGTCGATTTGCCAAACTTTTTGCCTTCCGAGTCCGTGACCAGCGGCACCGTAAGCGCGTGCACCTTGGCGCCGTCCGCCCGACGGTTCAAGTCCACCCCGGCGACCAAGTTGCCCCACTGATCTCCACCGCCCACCTGCAGGACGCAGCCGTAATTGCGGCGGAGCTGGACGAAGTCGTTGGCCTGGAGCAGCATGTAGGAAAACTCGGTGAAGGAGATCCCGTCGCCCTCTAGGCGACGCTTGACTGTGTCACGGCTCAGCATGGTTGACAAGGAGAAATGCTTACCCACGTCACGCAAGAAATCGATGGCGCTGAGCTCGCGAGTCCACTCGTTGTTGTTTAGCAGCATCGCTGCGTTGTCACCCTCTAAAGTGACAAAACGCGACAGCTGGCCCGAGATCCGGTCGGCCCATTCCGCGACGGTGTCACGAGAGTTCATGGTTCGCTCCCCCACGTCGCGCGGGTCCCCGATCATCCCCGTAGCACCCCCGGCCAGCACGATCGGCCGGTGCCCAGCTAGCTGGAATCGGCGCAGCATGAGCAGGGGAACGAGGTGCCCGGCGTGGAGGGACGGCCCAGTCGGGTCGAAACCGCAGTAGAGGGTGATCGGTTCCTTCGTGGCTTCCCGGAGGTCATCAAGGTCGGTCGATTGGTTGATCAGCCCGCGCCATTCGAGCTCGTCGATGATTGAGGTGGGGGCGTGCGGACCGGAAGGTGAAGTCATCTCAGTCGTCTTTTCTCCGTAGGTGAACGCGTGGTGGTGGGTTCGGGTCTACTGAGCCGGATAGGGCTCAGACTCATCGACAAGAAGCACCGGGATGTCGTCCTCGATGCGATAGGCGATCGAAAGCCGATCATTAACCAGCAGTTGTTCTTCCTCGTGATACTCGAGCGGCCCCCCGTCCCTAGGGCAGGCGAGAAGCTCGAGCAGCTTCGGATCAAGACTCATGAGGGCTATCCTACGTTGCTCCGAACAGGCGTCTCCGCCCAGCGTCGAAACTCCTCGTTACGTGCCTGCACTCGGTCTCGTTGCTCCTCCACGCGTGGGCGGGCGGTGCCACCACGCGTATCACGCGAGGCAATGGCCCCTTCGACCGTCAGTACATCGCGCACGTTCGGGCTCAGACGCTTATCGACGCTTCGCAGTTCCTCGTCAGTGAGCTGGTCGAGGCCCTCTCCCCTGACCTCCGCGATGCGGACGCACGCTCCGGAGGCCTCGTGTGCTTCGCGGAAAGGAACTCCTTGACGGACCATCCATTCCGCCAGGTCCGTTGCCAGCGTGTACCCGGCGGGGGCCAACTCGCGCATCCTGTCCTCGTGGAAGGTGAGTGTGGACACCAGACCTGTCATGGCCGGGATGAGGAGGCGGAGTTGAGCGACGGAGTCGATAACCGGTTCTTTATCCTCCTGCAGATCGCGGTTGTAGGCCAGGGGCATCGCCTTGAGCGTGGCAAGTAACCCGGCCAGGTTGCCGATCAGCCGCCCCGCCTTCCCGCGCGTCAACTCTGCGACGTCCGGATTCTTCTTCTGCGGCATGATCGATGAGCCCGTGGACCAGGCGTCGTGAAGCGTGACGTAGCCGAACTCCGGGGTCGACCAAGCGATGATCTCCTCGGCGAAACGCGACATATCAACCGCGATCTGCGCGAGGATGAAGGCAGTTTCGGATGCGAAGTCTCGCG
The nucleotide sequence above comes from Corynebacterium capitovis DSM 44611. Encoded proteins:
- the argH gene encoding argininosuccinate lyase, encoding MEQHTTNEGALWGGRFSGGPSEAMFALSASTHFDWVLAPYDVLASTAHAKVLHDAGLLSDEDAATMLTGLAQLGRDVADGSFLPNPTDEDVHGAMERGLIERIGPEVGGRLRAGRSRNDQVATMFRMWCRDALRAIALDISHLIDAIVTQAATHPDAVMPGKTHFQAAQPILLAHSLLAHAQPLLRDLDRIRDVDKRLAVSPYGSGALAGSSLKLNPEAIAAELGFDSAAENSLDGTSSRDFASETAFILAQIAVDMSRFAEEIIAWSTPEFGYVTLHDAWSTGSSIMPQKKNPDVAELTRGKAGRLIGNLAGLLATLKAMPLAYNRDLQEDKEPVIDSVAQLRLLIPAMTGLVSTLTFHEDRMRELAPAGYTLATDLAEWMVRQGVPFREAHEASGACVRIAEVRGEGLDQLTDEELRSVDKRLSPNVRDVLTVEGAIASRDTRGGTARPRVEEQRDRVQARNEEFRRWAETPVRSNVG
- the tyrS gene encoding tyrosine--tRNA ligase is translated as MTSPSGPHAPTSIIDELEWRGLINQSTDLDDLREATKEPITLYCGFDPTGPSLHAGHLVPLLMLRRFQLAGHRPIVLAGGATGMIGDPRDVGERTMNSRDTVAEWADRISGQLSRFVTLEGDNAAMLLNNNEWTRELSAIDFLRDVGKHFSLSTMLSRDTVKRRLEGDGISFTEFSYMLLQANDFVQLRRNYGCVLQVGGGDQWGNLVAGVDLNRRADGAKVHALTVPLVTDSEGKKFGKSTGGGSLWLDPEMTSPYAWYQYFVNTADADVITYLRWFTFLTRDELAEMETEVRERPFKREAQRRLAREMTTLIHGEDATASVEQASQALFGRADLGDLDEATLASAVSETRVHETSTRTETIIDFLVGTGLADSRGAARRSVAEGGVYVNNERISDEEWTPSSENFLHGRWLVLRRGKKNFAGVKRI
- a CDS encoding Trm112 family protein produces the protein MSLDPKLLELLACPRDGGPLEYHEEEQLLVNDRLSIAYRIEDDIPVLLVDESEPYPAQ